One segment of Nocardioides sp. QY071 DNA contains the following:
- a CDS encoding ASCH domain-containing protein, which produces MRVTQVPQGVTQLAARALETSIRATTVSAANGQRAKSAAEVVAAATADPLEEPEERALFISVKPRYADAILEGTKTVELRRTRPNLPDGSLVILYSSTPTRAVVGWAQLAGVRIGTPTEIWGKYGTAAAIDEPDYDAYFDGTDQAFALELCCVVAADQPIPLDVIRSIGIQPPQSWRYVAADITTQIQASALA; this is translated from the coding sequence ATGAGAGTCACCCAGGTCCCCCAAGGAGTGACCCAACTAGCGGCGAGAGCACTCGAAACCAGCATTCGAGCAACGACGGTGTCGGCAGCGAACGGACAGCGCGCGAAGAGCGCTGCGGAAGTCGTGGCAGCCGCCACCGCCGACCCACTCGAAGAACCTGAAGAGCGAGCTCTTTTCATCTCGGTGAAGCCACGGTACGCGGACGCCATCCTCGAGGGCACCAAGACCGTCGAGCTGCGCCGCACCCGACCAAATCTTCCCGACGGGTCCCTCGTCATCCTGTACTCCTCGACGCCCACCCGCGCAGTCGTCGGCTGGGCCCAGCTCGCCGGAGTGCGGATAGGTACCCCTACCGAGATCTGGGGCAAATACGGCACCGCGGCAGCAATCGATGAGCCCGACTATGATGCCTATTTCGACGGTACCGACCAGGCTTTCGCTCTCGAACTGTGCTGCGTCGTCGCCGCTGATCAACCCATCCCGCTTGACGTCATTCGCTCCATCGGCATCCAGCCCCCACAGAGCTGGCGCTACGTCGCCGCCGACATAACCACGCAGATTCAGGCGTCAGCGCTCGCCTAA
- a CDS encoding ABC transporter permease gives MRRAIDWMTLTRLGAFSVKLASVLAVLIVWQIAATSGVVNPLFISYPTEIIREFGTYFGSGGAGWSDLSASGVVFFWGFGASIVIGVPIGILLGWFRLLDIAASPIVMVLYNSPRIAFAPLFVIWFGLGDFSKSAVVFICAVFPIIMSVRAGIETIEPSLLAMSRSFGANIPQMLWNVVLPGSVPSIGAGIRIGIGQAIMGVVLAEFISGSSGLGYRVVLGTNQFETALVFAAVIVIALIGGLAAAVLGRVEQYLGRWRT, from the coding sequence GTGCGACGGGCGATCGACTGGATGACGTTGACCCGCCTAGGAGCCTTCTCGGTCAAGTTGGCTTCTGTTCTGGCCGTGCTGATCGTCTGGCAAATCGCGGCGACGAGCGGCGTCGTGAACCCGCTGTTCATCAGCTACCCGACTGAGATCATCCGTGAGTTCGGAACCTATTTCGGTAGTGGCGGAGCAGGATGGTCAGATCTCTCGGCCAGTGGTGTTGTCTTTTTCTGGGGTTTCGGCGCATCAATTGTGATCGGAGTTCCGATCGGCATCCTCCTAGGATGGTTCCGGCTGCTGGATATCGCTGCATCGCCGATCGTCATGGTCCTGTACAACTCTCCAAGAATCGCATTTGCGCCACTGTTCGTGATTTGGTTCGGGCTTGGGGATTTCTCGAAGAGTGCGGTGGTCTTCATCTGCGCGGTCTTTCCGATCATCATGAGTGTGCGGGCTGGAATCGAAACCATCGAACCGTCCCTATTGGCCATGAGTCGGTCGTTCGGGGCGAACATCCCCCAAATGCTCTGGAATGTCGTGTTGCCAGGCTCGGTCCCCAGTATCGGCGCGGGAATCCGTATCGGGATTGGGCAGGCGATCATGGGTGTCGTGTTGGCGGAATTCATTTCTGGCAGCAGTGGCCTTGGATATCGCGTTGTTCTCGGAACCAACCAGTTCGAGACAGCGCTGGTGTTCGCAGCGGTCATTGTGATTGCTCTCATCGGCGGATTGGCGGCAGCAGTCTTGGGCAGAGTGGAGCAGTATCTCGGCCGTTGGCGCACCTGA
- a CDS encoding PhnD/SsuA/transferrin family substrate-binding protein — translation MVVAAAAALLPTACSSSESSEADASGIAKVNIAYAPGPTASWGGLYLVQSDPEMCEEYGVRPTVTGLALPAATAGLSSGNIDYVVEGSSGFLVAANNGSPTVAIASYGSLPLELYAAEGIDSLADLKGKTIVASAQGSLPDVVAHVAFDSVGLELGSDVKTVYSGTAAAAMSLFVAGKADAFVYLPPVPADLTEAGAHSIYSASGIAEIDSLSRSVVVASDRALGKTDVTTGVLKCLQAAGEMALSDSSKTVPLIAKYVSIDEESAQGQYDSLKSSYTLRPYTVDDATAVVDLLQKYGVADFEDFTPDKVINDDLIKGVG, via the coding sequence ATGGTGGTTGCTGCGGCAGCGGCCCTACTCCCGACAGCATGCAGTTCAAGTGAATCGTCCGAGGCCGACGCTTCGGGCATTGCGAAGGTCAACATCGCATATGCGCCGGGTCCCACCGCGTCGTGGGGTGGCCTGTATCTCGTACAATCCGACCCCGAGATGTGTGAAGAGTATGGCGTCCGCCCGACGGTCACCGGACTCGCACTGCCCGCGGCCACGGCTGGCCTGTCGTCCGGCAATATCGACTATGTTGTCGAAGGCTCGAGTGGCTTCCTTGTTGCGGCCAACAATGGGTCGCCTACGGTTGCTATCGCGTCGTACGGCTCGCTGCCCCTTGAGCTCTATGCCGCGGAGGGGATCGACAGCCTCGCCGATCTGAAGGGCAAGACAATTGTTGCGTCGGCCCAAGGATCTCTCCCCGACGTGGTCGCACATGTCGCGTTCGACTCGGTGGGTCTCGAGCTTGGCTCTGACGTCAAAACGGTCTACAGCGGGACTGCGGCGGCCGCGATGAGCCTGTTCGTTGCTGGGAAGGCCGACGCCTTCGTCTACCTCCCCCCGGTTCCAGCGGATCTCACCGAAGCAGGCGCTCACAGCATCTACAGCGCTTCTGGGATTGCTGAGATCGACAGTCTGTCGAGATCGGTTGTGGTGGCTAGCGATCGAGCGCTGGGTAAGACGGACGTCACCACCGGTGTCTTGAAGTGCCTGCAAGCCGCTGGTGAGATGGCGCTCAGCGACAGTTCGAAGACCGTTCCGCTGATTGCAAAGTACGTGAGTATCGACGAGGAGAGCGCGCAGGGTCAGTATGACTCGCTCAAGTCGTCGTACACGCTGAGGCCCTACACGGTCGATGACGCGACTGCTGTCGTCGACCTCCTGCAGAAGTACGGTGTCGCGGACTTTGAGGACTTCACGCCAGACAAGGTGATCAATGATGACCTCATCAAGGGTGTCGGCTAA
- a CDS encoding ABC transporter ATP-binding protein — translation MKEREARTTTPTNPPIALRDVRVQYQVRGREFVAVRSACFDVRPGELVCVVGPSGCGKSTLLGAIAGLTPYQLGSIEIFGRPVVGASKNVSVVFQKASLLPWRTALANVAYPLRIAGEKRRVAEERARDALKTVGLIEFADSYPYQLSGGMQQRVNVARALVTDPAILLLDEPFAALDAQQRQTLQNELLRVWESTNTAGIFITHQIDEAVLLGDRVVIQSRGPGSVIRDVIDIDLPRPRTPETRMDPKFDQYVGQIWDLLKDEQEVPTRPRKDEENDQ, via the coding sequence ATGAAGGAGCGTGAGGCGCGAACCACGACGCCGACCAACCCGCCGATCGCACTCCGTGACGTTCGGGTGCAGTACCAAGTGCGCGGTCGCGAATTCGTAGCGGTGCGAAGCGCCTGCTTTGACGTTCGCCCGGGCGAACTCGTCTGCGTGGTCGGACCAAGCGGATGCGGAAAGTCAACACTGCTGGGTGCGATCGCCGGCCTGACACCCTACCAACTGGGATCGATTGAAATCTTCGGTCGGCCGGTCGTCGGGGCGAGTAAGAACGTCTCGGTCGTATTCCAGAAGGCTTCGCTCTTGCCGTGGCGGACCGCGCTGGCGAATGTGGCGTATCCGTTGCGGATAGCGGGTGAGAAACGTCGTGTGGCCGAGGAGCGAGCGCGTGACGCCCTGAAGACTGTCGGGCTGATCGAATTCGCCGACTCATATCCCTATCAACTCTCGGGCGGGATGCAGCAGCGGGTCAATGTCGCCAGAGCCTTGGTCACCGATCCCGCCATTCTGTTGCTGGATGAGCCTTTTGCGGCGCTCGATGCTCAGCAGCGTCAGACGCTTCAGAATGAGTTGCTCAGGGTCTGGGAGTCGACGAACACTGCCGGCATATTTATCACGCATCAGATTGATGAGGCCGTGCTCCTGGGTGACCGGGTTGTTATCCAATCCCGTGGCCCGGGTTCCGTGATCAGGGACGTTATTGACATCGATCTGCCACGGCCGCGGACTCCAGAAACCCGCATGGATCCGAAATTCGACCAGTATGTGGGCCAGATCTGGGACCTTCTGAAGGATGAGCAGGAGGTTCCGACTCGACCCCGAAAGGACGAAGAGAACGATCAGTAG
- a CDS encoding LLM class flavin-dependent oxidoreductase — protein MHIAMAITQPDSLGGWRREVSRAAEFSSLDYWVEIAQVAERGKLDALFIADAPVLELPSRPRQAPKLEPIGLLSALAARTSRIGLVGTSSTTYNEPYTLARQFATLDHLSNGRAGWNIVTSFLGTRNYGVPLAAQPDRYARAEEFIEVATALWDSIADDALLVDKASGIYTDVTKVHPINHSGGYFNVEGPLDVSRSPQGRPVLVQAGASATGRDFAARYAEVIFSAAPNISSAQEFYGDMRRRIAAAGRDPGQVKLLPGCSTFIGSTEEEACRIRDEAVSLMDVDYGLIGLQEELGGVDLSGLDLDEPIPVDRLPEDTSALVARQSRPQLFKELALTPGYTLRRMIETHLSHNGHWNLVGSPEQIADSLQEWFTNEACDGIMLVPAHTPDGIEIFVDEVVPILQRRGLFRMEYKGNSLRDHLGLQRPDMQRRDGRS, from the coding sequence ATGCACATCGCGATGGCTATCACACAGCCGGACAGCCTCGGTGGCTGGCGGAGAGAGGTGAGCAGGGCTGCCGAGTTCTCCTCTCTGGACTACTGGGTCGAGATCGCGCAGGTCGCAGAACGAGGAAAGCTCGACGCGCTCTTCATCGCCGATGCGCCCGTGCTGGAGCTGCCCAGTCGGCCTCGACAGGCACCCAAGCTGGAACCGATCGGTCTCCTGTCTGCTCTGGCGGCTCGGACCAGTCGAATCGGACTGGTGGGGACGTCCTCCACTACCTACAACGAGCCTTACACGCTGGCCCGGCAGTTCGCTACGCTCGACCATCTCAGCAATGGACGAGCGGGATGGAACATCGTCACGTCGTTCCTCGGGACTCGCAACTACGGCGTGCCGCTGGCCGCCCAGCCGGACCGGTACGCCAGGGCAGAGGAATTCATCGAGGTAGCTACCGCGCTCTGGGACTCGATCGCAGACGATGCCCTTCTCGTGGACAAGGCGTCAGGGATCTACACCGACGTCACCAAGGTCCACCCGATTAACCACTCGGGCGGCTACTTCAATGTCGAGGGGCCGCTCGATGTGAGTCGATCTCCCCAGGGTCGTCCGGTGCTGGTGCAGGCGGGAGCGTCGGCGACCGGGCGCGACTTCGCTGCGCGCTACGCCGAGGTGATCTTCTCCGCAGCGCCGAACATCTCCTCGGCGCAGGAGTTCTACGGCGACATGCGTCGGCGGATCGCCGCGGCCGGTCGCGATCCGGGCCAGGTCAAGCTCCTGCCGGGGTGCAGCACGTTCATCGGATCGACGGAGGAGGAAGCTTGCCGGATCCGGGACGAGGCGGTGTCGCTGATGGACGTCGACTACGGCCTGATCGGCTTGCAGGAGGAACTCGGCGGGGTTGACCTCTCCGGTTTGGATCTCGACGAACCCATTCCGGTCGATCGGCTCCCCGAAGACACCTCGGCGCTCGTCGCGCGACAAAGCCGACCGCAATTGTTTAAGGAGTTGGCGCTCACTCCGGGTTACACACTTCGCCGGATGATCGAGACGCACCTGTCGCACAACGGGCATTGGAATTTGGTTGGCTCACCCGAGCAGATTGCCGACTCTTTGCAGGAGTGGTTCACGAACGAGGCATGCGACGGAATCATGCTGGTGCCCGCCCACACCCCCGACGGTATCGAGATCTTCGTTGACGAGGTGGTCCCGATTCTGCAGCGCCGCGGACTCTTCCGCATGGAGTACAAAGGCAACTCGCTGCGCGACCATCTTGGACTGCAACGGCCAGACATGCAGCGACGTGACGGGCGGAGTTGA
- a CDS encoding acetamidase/formamidase family protein: MSNAPVIDDLLYSVGPDTPHVVTVSLGEVFSLSIPDASGNQVRPGVTVDAIDPARLFPVAGPVGVAGVDIGDALGIAVIGVRPSSRGHVWTRPGLGFRNPGWLACRAFDTETLSTGGRNSRTVPSQLHLGALGVLPASAKESRTLGPHGGNLDVPLLGAGAMLWAPAAVPGGGIFCGDVHAAIGDGELCGTGIEVEAEVDLVATKLASWGLPHPIVMAKHRCWVIGIGADVEEAVAAVLPVAIAAVREATGESEEQAYLLASLLLEIKICQLVNPFASVAISLGAGMDRHLAPDAAWVAYESLAAVHLPRQVAESRSNF; encoded by the coding sequence GTGAGCAACGCTCCGGTCATCGACGACCTCCTGTATTCCGTCGGGCCCGACACCCCGCATGTCGTCACCGTGTCGCTTGGCGAGGTGTTCTCTCTGAGCATTCCAGACGCGTCTGGCAACCAAGTGCGTCCGGGCGTGACTGTGGACGCGATCGACCCCGCGCGGCTCTTCCCGGTGGCGGGCCCGGTCGGAGTCGCGGGCGTCGACATCGGCGACGCGCTGGGCATTGCCGTCATCGGCGTACGCCCCTCGTCGCGTGGCCACGTTTGGACGCGACCTGGCCTCGGATTTCGCAACCCCGGATGGCTGGCCTGCCGCGCCTTCGACACCGAGACGTTGTCGACCGGCGGCAGGAATAGTCGAACGGTGCCGTCGCAGCTTCACCTCGGCGCCCTGGGGGTGCTGCCGGCAAGTGCCAAGGAGTCGCGAACTCTCGGCCCCCATGGCGGCAACCTCGACGTGCCGCTCCTTGGCGCCGGCGCCATGTTGTGGGCGCCGGCGGCGGTACCCGGCGGTGGCATCTTCTGCGGCGACGTGCACGCCGCGATCGGCGACGGCGAGCTGTGCGGTACCGGCATCGAGGTGGAAGCGGAGGTCGACCTCGTAGCCACCAAGCTCGCCTCGTGGGGACTTCCTCACCCCATCGTCATGGCGAAGCACCGGTGCTGGGTCATCGGCATCGGCGCGGACGTCGAGGAAGCCGTCGCAGCCGTGTTGCCCGTTGCCATCGCCGCAGTCCGCGAAGCGACGGGTGAGAGCGAAGAGCAGGCATACCTCCTCGCATCGCTCTTGCTGGAGATCAAGATCTGCCAGCTGGTGAACCCGTTCGCGAGCGTGGCGATCTCTCTCGGCGCGGGCATGGACCGGCACCTCGCGCCCGATGCGGCCTGGGTCGCCTACGAGAGTCTCGCCGCCGTACATCTGCCGCGACAGGTCGCGGAGTCCCGCAGCAACTTCTGA
- a CDS encoding IclR family transcriptional regulator: MSAGETPLVQSALRVLKALEYLCQATQPVSLAELAAELEVAQPTAYRIVNTLIATGYARVNGFHGGYVATLKVTELISRVRSGFDLRGAARTAFRPVATHFGETITIAKAEGYEAIFVDKIQSGASLVFYCDIGRRLPMHIGAAARCILAHLDDDEVELYLGGELAARTVGTHTSPEVLRALRSQTLEDGYVLSVDEVDIGVTAIAVPLVDPGGRILGAAAIANTSTAWTSEDRAARVTMMKAAAAAMSETVAGGQGPA, translated from the coding sequence GTGAGCGCCGGCGAGACACCGCTGGTGCAGTCCGCACTGCGCGTGCTGAAGGCTCTGGAGTACCTGTGCCAGGCAACGCAGCCGGTCTCACTGGCAGAGTTGGCGGCAGAGCTGGAGGTCGCGCAACCGACCGCGTATCGGATCGTCAACACGCTCATCGCGACCGGATATGCGCGCGTCAACGGCTTCCACGGCGGTTATGTCGCGACTCTGAAGGTGACGGAGCTGATCTCGCGGGTGCGCAGCGGCTTCGACCTGCGCGGCGCGGCACGGACGGCGTTCCGGCCCGTGGCCACGCACTTCGGCGAAACGATCACCATCGCGAAGGCAGAAGGCTACGAAGCGATCTTCGTCGACAAGATCCAAAGCGGGGCCAGCCTGGTCTTCTACTGTGACATCGGGCGACGCCTACCGATGCACATCGGTGCAGCTGCAAGATGCATCCTGGCTCACCTCGACGACGACGAGGTGGAGCTCTACCTTGGCGGGGAGCTGGCCGCACGTACGGTCGGTACCCATACGTCCCCCGAGGTGTTGCGAGCGCTACGGTCCCAGACGCTCGAGGACGGCTACGTTCTCAGCGTCGACGAGGTCGACATCGGCGTCACTGCGATCGCGGTCCCCCTGGTGGATCCCGGCGGGCGCATCCTCGGTGCTGCGGCGATCGCCAACACCTCGACGGCGTGGACCTCGGAGGACCGTGCTGCGCGGGTCACAATGATGAAGGCGGCGGCCGCGGCTATGTCCGAGACGGTCGCGGGCGGGCAGGGGCCGGCGTGA
- a CDS encoding amidase family protein — translation MTSNGAPQSGAEELWQIPATRLAAMIRTHEVSPVEVVEAVLERINQFNGALNAYVDVHGQRALAQAKAAESAIGAGEPLGPLHGVPVSIKDNLWHQGDVATSGSRLMTDFVAPADSPTVLRLRVAGAIVVGRTSMPEFAWRGTTDNPLHGECSNPWNVSTTAGGSSGGAAAAVAAGMGPLSVGSDGAGSIRIPASFCGIVGLKPTFGHVAQYPALGGSELVAHVGPMARTVDDCGLLYRAIRGYDPRDPLSTLDPSGGDDAVLSGTSGLRVAWAPKLADTPVEREVMEIVTRAVHVISTLVLTVEDATPRLDSMAELLDILYGVVQAGGHASRPAEQKALMDQELVAYAEAHQRTSAVDYVGAVRLRQQNVATLNDFFTDYDLLLTPTVGLPAFELGAVNPSTVAGRQVGHLAWAPCYPFNFSGQPAISVPAGQTADGLPVGLQIVGRRHEDATVLALASAFERIQPWAHLWPTL, via the coding sequence ATGACGAGCAATGGAGCGCCCCAGTCGGGCGCAGAGGAACTTTGGCAGATCCCAGCAACGCGGCTGGCCGCGATGATTCGCACCCATGAGGTCTCGCCGGTAGAGGTCGTCGAGGCCGTCCTGGAACGGATCAATCAGTTCAACGGCGCACTGAACGCCTACGTCGATGTGCACGGCCAACGCGCTCTGGCGCAGGCGAAGGCGGCCGAGTCCGCAATCGGCGCAGGGGAGCCGCTCGGCCCGCTCCATGGAGTGCCTGTGTCCATCAAGGACAATCTTTGGCACCAGGGCGACGTCGCTACCTCGGGCTCCCGCCTGATGACGGACTTCGTCGCTCCCGCCGATTCACCGACAGTGCTTCGACTTCGGGTCGCTGGCGCGATCGTCGTCGGGCGCACCAGTATGCCGGAGTTCGCTTGGAGGGGGACGACCGACAATCCGCTGCATGGTGAGTGCAGCAACCCATGGAACGTCTCCACGACAGCCGGAGGGTCCAGCGGCGGTGCCGCGGCAGCCGTCGCGGCCGGCATGGGGCCGCTCTCAGTCGGGTCTGATGGAGCCGGGTCCATCCGGATCCCCGCAAGCTTCTGCGGCATCGTCGGACTCAAGCCCACGTTCGGGCACGTGGCCCAGTACCCCGCCTTGGGGGGCAGTGAGCTGGTCGCGCATGTCGGCCCGATGGCCCGAACCGTGGACGACTGCGGACTGCTGTACCGCGCGATCCGCGGCTACGACCCCCGGGACCCACTCTCCACCCTCGACCCCTCGGGTGGAGATGACGCTGTGCTGTCTGGGACGAGCGGCCTACGGGTTGCCTGGGCACCGAAGCTCGCCGACACGCCGGTCGAGCGCGAGGTGATGGAGATCGTCACTCGTGCCGTTCACGTCATCTCAACTCTGGTGCTCACCGTGGAGGACGCCACACCCAGACTCGACTCGATGGCCGAGCTTCTCGACATCCTCTACGGCGTCGTCCAAGCCGGTGGTCACGCAAGTCGACCAGCGGAGCAGAAGGCATTGATGGACCAGGAGCTCGTGGCATACGCCGAGGCACACCAAAGAACCAGTGCGGTCGACTACGTGGGGGCGGTTCGGCTGCGCCAGCAGAACGTCGCGACCCTCAACGACTTCTTCACCGACTACGACCTTCTCCTGACGCCAACGGTGGGACTGCCGGCATTCGAACTCGGAGCAGTGAACCCGTCGACGGTCGCCGGTCGTCAGGTCGGCCACCTCGCCTGGGCGCCCTGCTACCCGTTCAACTTCTCCGGCCAGCCGGCGATCTCGGTGCCGGCAGGGCAGACCGCAGACGGTCTGCCGGTCGGGCTGCAAATCGTGGGACGCAGGCACGAAGACGCCACGGTGCTGGCTTTGGCCTCGGCCTTCGAACGCATTCAGCCCTGGGCACACCTGTGGCCAACGCTGTAG